The nucleotide window GATTGCTTTCCATGTTTTCGTAGGACTCTAACTGAAGCTGTAAACGTTCATTTTGCTGATTAGAGTGCAGAGTGAGCTGTTGTTGTTGATTTAAAAGTTTATGTAATTCGGATAACTGTAAATCTTTCTGTTCAAGTTGTTTTTGATAACCTTCTATTATTTTTATAGCCGTCTCTGATAGATTATTTTCGGGAACTGTGCTGGTTGTCGTAGTTTTCGATTTAGTTGCTGAAGTTATCGGTTTAGTTTGCGTATTTTCTGATGTAGTTTCTTTAGTTTTCAAATTAGCGGTTTCTGGTTTTCGGTTTCTGGTTTCTGAAAATGGAATGATAAATGTTGATTTTATAACTTCCTGCCCTTCTTCGCTAATTACAAATTTATTCCCTACTTTGGAGAAAAAACTTTTTCGCATATCAGGAGTTACTTTTTTATGAATGGCGGTTTTACTAACGCCTATTTCATCAGCAAGTTCTTTAATTGTTTTTTCCGCCATCGGAATCCCTACCCATCTAAATCTTGTATTTTAACGGTTTGTAAATATTGCTCAATTGATCGTTTTAGATACTTCACAACATTTCGCAACTGAATGCTAGCTCCATCTTTATGTGCAGCTACATAACTGATATGATCTTTCACTCCGTTCAGCCCTCGTAAGTCTTTTAATTCATCATACAGGGGATAAACCTGTTTTTGTAAATCAGCCATTCTAGAAACGTCTTGCATATCTCTAAATCCAATTAAGAAGTTTTCTCCCAACAAGGTCGTATACTTGCTTTGGACTGCTTTGTTAAATAAATTTTGCCGTTCTTGCTCTTGTTGAGCCTTATCCTTTTGATATTCCGGATCGTTCTCCTTATAAGGCAGTGGAGACTTGTTTTTTTTCTTTTCTATATGAAATTGAATTCCAGCAATTGAACGACCTTTTTTAATTTTGCTATAAGTAATGACGAAATGTGTATACTCGTTTATTTCTTCTAAAGATGATTTCAATACATTTTTTTCAAAATCAAACATTCTTTTATAGTCATTTAACGTACTTGTCATCCTGCGTAATTCCTGAATATCAATATAGGGATTTTTCATTTGTTCTATCTGTTTTTTCGTGCGGTTTGCTGAATCTTTATATGTTTCATATTGATTGAAGTTCATGGAAAACCATTTATATAAAATAATACTGTATTTACTGTTCAACTCTATGATATCAGTAATTAGATACTGGGTAAAATTCCGTTTTAGATCAATTAAGTAAGGCATGATATCGTCTGTAAATTTAATAGCCACAGTATCATTGTAATCGTTCCATTCACTGCTCGATATAGGAGAAATTATTTTGAAATTCCACTTACCTTTTTTATTTTCATCTCGTACTTCAAAAATAGATTGTTGATGGAGAGTAGTAAGAGCATTTTTGAAACGTGCATGCCTATCCTTGTCCGTTGCTTT belongs to Carnobacterium divergens and includes:
- a CDS encoding DUF536 domain-containing protein; amino-acid sequence: MAEKTIKELADEIGVSKTAIHKKVTPDMRKSFFSKVGNKFVISEEGQEVIKSTFIIPFSETRNRKPETANLKTKETTSENTQTKPITSATKSKTTTTSTVPENNLSETAIKIIEGYQKQLEQKDLQLSELHKLLNQQQQLTLHSNQQNERLQLQLESYENMESNPSDSEIEPDQSKQKKWWKFWK
- a CDS encoding RepB family plasmid replication initiator protein, translated to MRNFNSNIPHKVVRMEDLYQQKTVEHNDLITSVAKMDKIPLKFFELAVSCLDTENPPEDNTVHLSKKTLFSFFKATDKDRHARFKNALTTLHQQSIFEVRDENKKGKWNFKIISPISSSEWNDYNDTVAIKFTDDIMPYLIDLKRNFTQYLITDIIELNSKYSIILYKWFSMNFNQYETYKDSANRTKKQIEQMKNPYIDIQELRRMTSTLNDYKRMFDFEKNVLKSSLEEINEYTHFVITYSKIKKGRSIAGIQFHIEKKKNKSPLPYKENDPEYQKDKAQQEQERQNLFNKAVQSKYTTLLGENFLIGFRDMQDVSRMADLQKQVYPLYDELKDLRGLNGVKDHISYVAAHKDGASIQLRNVVKYLKRSIEQYLQTVKIQDLDG